One window of the Granulicella arctica genome contains the following:
- a CDS encoding GumC family protein, with protein MTNASLLWEKRLFLGYVGACALLVSAIIAFAMPKDYESTARIMPPDQASSGAAMLAAIAGHSLGSLGSLAGSLLGSKTSSALFIDLLHSRTIGDHLIDRFDLQRIYHKHYRIDTIKYLAHRTVITEDKKSGIISITFTDTDRQRAHDVTQAYLEELNSKITHSNTSSARREREFIEKRLISVQTDLLDAEKALSQFSSVNTTLDIKEQTHAMVDAAAKLQAELIVAQSEVESLKEVYGDQNIRVRAAQARIAGLQRELSKMSGSSDPLIETSEGSPVNSNIYPSIRQLPRLAVPYANLYRRVRIQETVFELLSQQYEMSRIEEAKDTPVVSIVDPPLVAEKKSFPPRLLVIVVFTLFSILAASVLVIALHLWTRMSSIDPRKVLIRRIAMDMRVWVRGLFTLRGPL; from the coding sequence GTGACCAATGCAAGTCTGCTCTGGGAGAAAAGATTGTTTCTCGGGTATGTGGGCGCCTGCGCACTCCTAGTAAGTGCAATCATTGCTTTTGCTATGCCCAAGGATTACGAGTCGACAGCTCGTATTATGCCACCTGACCAGGCTAGTTCTGGAGCCGCCATGTTGGCAGCTATCGCAGGCCATTCTCTAGGTAGTCTAGGGAGTCTTGCTGGAAGTCTGCTTGGGAGTAAAACCTCAAGTGCTTTATTTATCGATTTATTACACAGCAGGACAATCGGTGATCATCTTATTGATCGCTTCGACCTTCAGCGGATTTACCACAAGCACTATCGTATCGACACCATAAAATATTTGGCACATCGAACTGTGATTACAGAGGATAAGAAGAGTGGCATTATTAGTATTACCTTCACGGATACTGACCGGCAGCGCGCTCACGATGTTACCCAGGCATACCTCGAAGAACTGAACAGCAAGATTACTCACTCGAATACATCATCTGCACGCAGAGAACGAGAATTCATTGAAAAGCGTTTGATCAGTGTCCAAACTGATCTGCTGGATGCGGAGAAAGCGCTTAGCCAATTTTCTAGTGTAAACACAACACTTGACATCAAAGAACAGACCCACGCGATGGTGGATGCCGCCGCCAAATTGCAAGCAGAATTGATCGTCGCACAATCGGAGGTAGAGTCACTCAAGGAAGTCTATGGCGATCAAAATATTCGTGTTCGGGCAGCACAGGCACGCATCGCCGGATTACAACGCGAATTATCAAAGATGAGTGGTAGTAGTGATCCTCTTATAGAGACAAGTGAAGGTAGTCCAGTAAATTCAAATATTTATCCCTCGATTCGCCAGCTTCCAAGGCTTGCAGTTCCCTATGCAAATCTTTACCGGCGTGTCCGCATTCAAGAAACCGTTTTTGAGCTGCTTTCGCAGCAATACGAGATGTCACGCATTGAAGAAGCGAAGGACACTCCTGTTGTCAGTATCGTAGATCCACCCCTCGTTGCAGAGAAAAAGTCATTCCCGCCACGCCTTCTTGTTATTGTGGTGTTTACTCTTTTCTCGATATTGGCAGCGTCTGTATTGGTAATTGCTCTTCATCTCTGGACCCGGATGAGTAGCATTGATCCTCGCAAAGTGCTTATAAGAAGGATTGCAATGGATATGCGAGTGTGGGTCCGAGGGCTCTTCACACTTAGAGGACCACTGTGA
- a CDS encoding lipopolysaccharide biosynthesis protein produces the protein MRQHLANAFYGTLDYATYLVMMLLLVPTLLHHLGSTQYGAWVVSMVAINVGSIIASSFGDANIQLLATMHSKNQRDDLVVVTITILGINLLLGVTVASLLWMFVPLVANHVAPDNCELQTTCFWSLRFASLLILIRAMESVCVSTRRVFGRYGAAVRVSIVARMLALAATVALALLNCELISIMFTMACFVGLGSVAQLLQIRHSLYGVTLLPHTNTKKLRALFAFGPFNWLQAVAGVLFSQADRLILGVSLGATAVTVYVFCLRLVQPTYGLKAAGLHFLFPYLSGLYATSENPDEIRKPVSLALGLYIGITFLATAFALLYGRRLLGLWWGSRIAISSDLMLKPIVGSSALLGLSVTAYYALLALGNVQIFTWSNLFGGGIMLTFMCFLLKWGPSGVACSRLAYGAIALVMYYPLAKLFYLSTCSKVTPTTVDAQIGEA, from the coding sequence GTGAGACAGCATCTTGCAAATGCATTCTATGGAACCCTTGACTACGCTACCTATCTAGTCATGATGTTGTTGCTCGTACCCACCTTGCTTCACCATCTTGGATCCACGCAATATGGGGCATGGGTAGTTAGCATGGTGGCCATTAACGTCGGCAGCATCATCGCATCAAGCTTTGGAGATGCGAATATTCAGCTTTTAGCTACTATGCACAGCAAGAATCAACGAGATGATCTCGTGGTGGTTACCATAACGATATTGGGCATTAACCTGTTGCTGGGTGTGACAGTAGCTTCTTTGCTCTGGATGTTTGTACCATTGGTTGCAAATCATGTCGCTCCTGACAATTGCGAATTGCAGACTACCTGCTTCTGGTCACTTCGTTTCGCAAGTCTGTTGATCTTGATTCGAGCAATGGAAAGCGTATGCGTTAGCACGCGAAGAGTATTCGGAAGGTATGGGGCTGCTGTTCGGGTTAGTATAGTTGCTCGCATGCTAGCCTTAGCGGCCACTGTTGCTCTTGCTTTATTAAACTGTGAACTGATAAGCATTATGTTTACAATGGCCTGCTTTGTTGGTCTTGGTAGTGTGGCGCAGCTACTTCAGATCCGGCACAGCCTTTACGGGGTCACACTCTTGCCTCACACTAACACCAAAAAGTTAAGAGCCTTGTTTGCGTTTGGACCATTCAATTGGTTGCAGGCGGTTGCTGGAGTACTCTTTAGCCAAGCAGATCGCCTGATTCTTGGCGTATCGCTAGGGGCAACCGCTGTAACAGTGTATGTCTTCTGCCTCCGACTGGTACAGCCTACTTATGGACTCAAAGCCGCCGGACTTCACTTCTTGTTTCCCTATCTGTCGGGGCTCTACGCCACATCAGAAAATCCTGATGAGATTCGAAAACCGGTATCGCTAGCTCTTGGTTTATACATAGGTATCACTTTTCTTGCTACAGCATTCGCATTGCTCTACGGGCGTCGTCTTTTGGGATTATGGTGGGGTAGTCGGATTGCAATTAGCTCTGACTTAATGTTGAAACCTATTGTCGGGAGCTCTGCCCTCTTAGGGTTGAGTGTTACAGCCTACTATGCGCTCCTAGCGTTAGGAAATGTCCAAATTTTCACCTGGTCAAACCTTTTTGGTGGCGGAATAATGTTGACATTCATGTGTTTTCTCCTAAAGTGGGGACCGAGCGGAGTTGCCTGTTCTCGTCTTGCTTACGGGGCTATAGCCTTGGTGATGTACTACCCGCTGGCTAAGTTGTTCTATTTGTCTACATGTTCCAAGGTCACACCAACCACAGTAGACGCGCAGATTGGGGAAGCATGA